A genomic region of Pogona vitticeps strain Pit_001003342236 chromosome 15, PviZW2.1, whole genome shotgun sequence contains the following coding sequences:
- the NUDT22 gene encoding uridine diphosphate glucose pyrophosphatase NUDT22, giving the protein MDPEISILFQCPSPNGITESQVRAEVSPLYDRRLLPGDQLQIETAWEARRQESPWLFDGSKFRLNSLRIDEGIVTFCLGLTCYKDFVGTNLSETAGQLQEQGRQDFGDSQAYLAHPLGVGAMLHMADDQFVFLRRSLCVAEAPGKMDIPGGHPEPQVVKDQTASEGPICHQDLRGELVVQELFSAVLREIQDEVNLPASSLSRPVLLGIARNETSAGRCSVEFYVRCSLTCEQAKHCYAIGGPEAHESTSIIFIKREDVLTLEQNGELWKELCPSAKGAVRLYTVANGYTKHQLPPSHQLFFGKSGEVPPEVQREGSLPTHHPQTTNQ; this is encoded by the exons atggatccAGAAATCTCCATCTTGTTCCAGTGCCCATCTCCCAACGGAATCACGGAATCTCAGGTCCGAGCTGAGGTCTCCCCTCTCTACGACCGGCGGTTGCTCCCTGGGGACCAGCTCCAGATTGAGACCGCTTGGGAGGCCCGTCGCCAGGAAAGCCCCTGGCTCTTTGATGGATCCAAATTCCGCCTCAATTCCTTGAGAATCGACGAGGGTATTGTGACTTTCTGCCTTGGGCTCACCTGCTACAAGGACTTTGTGGGTACCAACCTGTCCGAGACAGCAGGGCAACTCCAGGAACAAGGGCGCCAAGATTTCGGAGACAGCCAGGCCTATCTTGCCCATCCACTGGGGGTTGGCGCCATGTTGCACATGGCAGATGATCAGTTTGTCTTCTTGCGGCGGAGCCTGTGTGTTGCCGAGGCACCTGGGAAGATGGATATTCCAGGGGGTCATCCTGAACCACAG GTAGTGAAGGACCAAACTGCCTCAGAGGGACCCATCTGCCACCAAGACCTTCGGGGAGAATTGGTGGTCCAGGAGTTGTTCTCTGCTGTGCTGCGAGAGATCCAGGATGAG GTGAACCTTCCCGCGTCTTCACTGAGCAGGCCGGTGTTGCTCGGGATAGCTCGGAACGAGACCAGCGCCGGCCGCTGTAGCGTGGAATTCTATGTCAG GTGCAGCCTGACGTGTGAACAAGCAAAGCACTGCTACGCTATTGGAGGTCCTGAAGCTCACGAATCCACCAGCATCATCTTTATCAAAAGAGAG GATGTCCTGACTCTGGAGCAGAATGGGGAGCTATGGAAAGAACTCTGCCCATCAGCCAAGGGAGCCGTAAGGCTCTATACGGTGGCAAACGGCTACACAAAGCACCAGCTGCCCCCCAGTCACCAGCTGTTCTTTGGGAAAAGCGGGGAAGTTCCACCAGAAGTACAAAGAGAGGGTTCTCTGCCCACACACCACCCTCAAACAACAAATCAGTAG
- the TRPT1 gene encoding tRNA 2'-phosphotransferase 1, which yields MDPEGSGFAGAPQNLSKKGKKQPSRRRHRDQDPDVRLSKALSYALRHGADKLGLGMGPDGFVDVAEVLRLPQFRPWSLEDVQRVVETNDKQRFSLRPHSSSGHLQIRANQGHSLEVSELELIPLLHLSDFPEVVAHGTYLRHWPAIRRSGLSRMGRAHIHLAPGLPGDTTVLSGMRKNCEVAVVINIAKALADGITFFRSANGVILTPGNENGLLPPCYFQEVLQLRPTRCRLPPE from the exons ATGGATCCAGAAGGATCCGGATTCGCGGGGGCTCCGCAAAACCTttccaaaaaaggcaaaaagcagcCAAGCAGGAGAAGACACAGAGATCAG gatCCAGACGTCCGCTTGTCCAAAGCCCTCTCTTATGCCCTGCGTCACGGTGCAGACAAGTTGGGTTTAGGCATGGGACCTG ATGGCTTTGTGGACGTGGCCGAGGTCCTCCGCTTGCCCCAGTTTAGGCCGTGGTCCCTGGAAGACGTCCAGCGGGTTGTAGAAACAAACGACAAGCAACGTTTCTCCCTGCGCCCGCACTCTTCCAGTGGGCACCTCCAAATCCGGGCCAATCAGGGGCACTCGCTGGAG GTCTCTGAACTGGAGCTGATCCCACTGCTGCACCTGTCAGATTTCCCAGAGGTGGTGGCCCATGGCACTTACCTGCGCCACTGGCCAGCAATTCGCCGGAGTGGCCTCTCCCGGATGGGGAGAGCTCACATCCACTTAGCTCCGGGTTTGCCCGGGGATACAACGGTCTTGAGCG GAATGCGGAAGAACTGCGAGGTGGCTGTAGTCATCAACATCGCCAAAGCTCTGGCAG ATGGAATCACGTTTTTCCGCTCGGCGAACGGCGTCATCCTCACGCCAGGCAACGAAAACGGACTCCTCCCCCCCTGTTACTTCCAGGAAGTCCTGCAGCTTCGACCTACGC GCTGTCGGCTGCCTCCCGAGTGA
- the FERMT3 gene encoding fermitin family homolog 3: MAGLKTASGEYIDDSWELNVFVEDLGPEADPVTLRISGSMHIGGIMLQIVDKLKLQKDWSDHALWWEQKKLWLLKTSWSLDKYGILADAKLHYTPQHKPVLLSLPNRRSVRVRANFAQPVFRTVADICKVLGIRHFEELSLLRAPEEKEKRKQKEKETNTVESYDLTAVRLPASAEQQLFRGMPAHFSDSAETEACFRMLSISQTGITPEQIMRMQRPGSVIEKAQINSRWLDSSRTLLQQGVKENDRLWLRFKYYSFFDLEPKYDTVRINQLYEQARWAVLLEETDCTEEEMIVFAALQYRINQLSLNTSPAEQSAESGLDDLDKALASLEVKLEGTSSPPNVLESLTAIPELKDYLRIFRPRKLTLKGYKQYWVTFKETTVSYYKTAEDSLGEPVQQLNLKGCEVVPDVNISGQKFCIKLLVPSPEGMSEVYLRCTDEQQYARWMAACRLAARGKTMADASYQAEVENILSFLKLQRTNPDAPLAPEAEGAQWLVSPRYQKKFKPKQLTPRILEAYQNMAQLSLVEAKMKFIQAWQSLPDFGISYFVVRFKGSRKDEILGIANNRLIRIDLAVGDVVKTWRFSNMRQWNVNWDIRQVAIEFDEHINVAFSCVSAGCKIVHEYIGGYIFLSTRSADKSQKLDEELFHKLTGGHEAL; the protein is encoded by the exons aGCTGCAGAAAGATTGGTCGGATCATGCCCTGTGGTGGGAGCAGAAGAAACTTTGGCTGCTGAAGACAAGCTGGAGCCTGGATAAATACGGGATTTTGGCCGATGCCAAACTCCACTACACTCCGCAGCACAAACCGGTTCTCCTTTCATTGCCCAATCGCCGCAGCGTTCGAGTCCGGGCTAATTTTGCCCAACCGGTCTTCCGCACAGTGGCGGACATTTGCAAAGTTCTTG GGATTCGCCATTTTGAAGAGCTGTCCTTGTTGAGAGCCCCTGAGGAAAAGGAGAAGCggaagcagaaggagaaagagacgAATACAGTAGAAAGCTATGACTTGACGGCCGTGCGGCTGCCAGCAA GCGCAGAGCAGCAGCTGTTCCGCGGGATGCCCGCTCACTTCTCGGACAGCGCCGAGACGGAGGCGTGCTTCCGGATGCTGTCCATCAGCCAGACGGGGATCACACCCGAGCAGATCATGAGGATGCAGCGGCCGGGATCCGTGATAGAGAAGGCGCAGATCAACAGCAg GTGGCTGGATTCATCACGGACATTGTTGCAACAGGGAGTGAAGGAAAATGACCGTTTATGGCTACGTTTCAAGTATTACTCTTTCTTTGATCTGGAGCCCAAG TATGACACCGTGAGGATCAACCAGCTGTATGAGCAGGCCCGCTGGGCTGTGCTTTTGGAAGAGACGGATTGCACCGAGGAAGAAATGATTGTGTTCGCAGCTCTGCAG TACCGCATCAACCAGCTGTCTTTAAACACCAGCCCTGCAGAGCAGTCTGCTGAGTCTGGCCTCGACGACTTAGACAAGGCTCTCGCCAGCCTGGAGGTTAAGCTAGAAGGGACGTCATCGCCTCCGAATGTCCTG GAAAGCCTCACAGCCATCCCAGAACTGAAGGACTATCTTCGAATATTCAG GCCTCGCAAGCTGACCTTGAAAGGTTACAAGCAATACTGGGTGACCTTCAAGGAGACCACCGTCTCCTACTATAAGACGGCTGAGGATTCCCTCGGAGAGCCTGTGCAGCAGCTGAACCTCAAAG GCTGTGAGGTGGTCCCCGATGTCAACATCTCCGGCCAGAAGTTCTGCATCAAGTTGTTGGTGCCATCACCCGAGGGGATGAGCGAAGTGTACTTGCGCTGCACGGAT GAGCAGCAGTATGCCCGCTGGATGGCCGCTTGCAGGCTGGCGGCGAGGGGCAAGACCATGGCTGACGCATCATATCAAGCTGAAGTGGAGAACATCCTTTCCTTCCTGAAACTCCAGAGGACCAACCCGGATGCGCCCCTCGCCCCGGAGGCAGAAGGGGCTCAGTGGCTTGTCTCTCCACGCTACCAGAAGAAATTCAAGCCTAAGCAG TTGACTCCACGCATTTTGGAAGCCTATCAAAACATGGCCCAGCTGTCTCTCGTGGAAGccaaaatgaaatttattcaGGCCTGGCAGTCCCTCCCAGATTTTGGCATCTCTTACTTtgtggtcag ATTCAAAGGCAGCCGGAAGGATGAAATCTTGGGCATTGCCAATAACCGCTTGATCCGCATCGACCTGGCGGTTGGGGACGTGGTGAAGACCTGGAGGTTCAGCAACATGCGCCAGTGGAACGTCAACTGGGATATACGACAG GTGGCCATAGAGTTCGATGAGCACATTAATGTTGCCTTCAGCTGCGTCTCCGCCGGTTGCAAGATCGTGCACGAATACATCGGTGGCTACATTTTCCTCTCTACCCGCTCGGCCGACAAAAGTCAAAAGCTGGACGAAGAGCTTTTTCATAAGCTGACGGGGGGCCACGAAGCCCTCTGA